The proteins below are encoded in one region of Thiohalorhabdus sp. Cl-TMA:
- a CDS encoding DsrE/DsrF/DrsH-like family protein, which produces MEKLLMVMVNTDPRHGSELGAPFFQATVAAAMEFEVEVVMTGGAGELAKKGVAENLYVQEGSDKTVYDFIKDAHEAGVKFMACTPTLDLLGVDKDGLIPEVEDIVGGAYVITQAMDEDTCVMTY; this is translated from the coding sequence ATGGAAAAGCTGCTTATGGTAATGGTGAATACCGATCCCCGGCATGGGTCCGAGCTTGGTGCGCCGTTCTTCCAGGCTACCGTGGCCGCGGCCATGGAGTTCGAGGTTGAGGTGGTCATGACCGGTGGGGCCGGCGAGCTGGCCAAGAAGGGCGTTGCCGAGAACCTCTACGTGCAGGAAGGCAGCGACAAGACCGTCTATGACTTCATCAAGGACGCCCACGAAGCCGGCGTGAAATTCATGGCCTGCACCCCCACCCTGGATCTTCTGGGCGTGGACAAGGACGGTCTGATCCCCGAGGTCGAGGACATCGTGGGCGGTGCCTATGTCATTACCCAGGCGATGGACGAAGATACCTGCGTGATGACCTACTAG
- a CDS encoding CsiV family protein, translating into MRHFSLLVLALGSALAAGAAWGASEDLSREDRIPYIVRYLVFQHQDYWDDPLRVAGPVKDKKEPESEGEGLPDPTAGEDPMDKLWDRLSESADYRPLIQGLAVPFAAPRKEAEPIPLRGAWPASIRSGFAGLGEAVDRPIRVALGGDWLPPGMAGDWDSDRIQGSLTFYKGRYAHLEVNLEFTEQRRWMPWGIDVRHHTLQQSRRLLPNRFYYFDHPRFGVIARIERME; encoded by the coding sequence GTGCGGCATTTTTCCCTGCTGGTGCTGGCGTTGGGCTCGGCCCTGGCTGCCGGAGCGGCCTGGGGGGCCTCCGAGGATCTGAGCCGGGAGGACCGGATCCCCTACATCGTGCGGTACCTGGTGTTCCAGCACCAGGATTACTGGGACGATCCGCTGCGGGTGGCCGGGCCGGTGAAGGACAAGAAGGAGCCGGAATCCGAGGGGGAGGGCCTCCCCGATCCCACCGCCGGCGAAGACCCCATGGACAAGCTCTGGGACCGGCTCAGCGAATCGGCGGACTATCGGCCCCTCATCCAGGGTCTCGCGGTTCCCTTCGCCGCGCCTAGGAAGGAGGCCGAGCCCATTCCCCTGCGCGGCGCCTGGCCGGCCAGCATCCGTTCCGGCTTCGCCGGTTTGGGGGAAGCGGTGGACCGGCCCATACGGGTCGCCCTGGGCGGTGATTGGCTTCCCCCGGGGATGGCCGGGGACTGGGACAGCGACCGCATCCAGGGCTCGCTCACCTTCTACAAGGGTCGCTATGCCCACCTGGAGGTGAACCTGGAATTCACGGAGCAGCGCCGCTGGATGCCCTGGGGAATCGACGTCCGGCACCACACCCTGCAGCAGAGCCGGCGCCTGCTCCCCAACCGCTTCTATTACTTCGACCATCCACGCTTCGGGGTGATCGCGCGCATCGAGCGCATGGAGTAG
- a CDS encoding tetratricopeptide repeat protein yields the protein MPNFRRALLQFLAALFLAVGALAGAASSLAQQVPDRPDLRAPGGSNPALQERVQILRENNSQLRRQAQELRERVTRLESDLTHIREQYQTQIESLEQHLADETSSLESTLALYMRVGTFILILLGVFGFGYIHTMLRDIIERATNSHLRSEEFSRNLSEAVGQVAEEERESILEESKEETRQLTRKLIDEFLTEERTRIEQAVQEEQDALKRLREEHLDLQSPVSPEAGAYLEKVATAVSDRSLELLTDDELYYAMLEADSKSNYAEAERYARELLRRHPSTADRLSNLAWILEHTGRVEEAEAHYKRALEADPARADIARYYAYLLDSLNRPEEAQRILQNVLERRPDDLRAISQYANFLARRQQTEEAERLLREALETHPEDSSLLSAYARLLRGLGRWEEAGERYRQALQVNPNEPELLGEVAAMELQRGNLDRAAHDVAALLERDPESVEGMVLRGRINLQAGRFDAAETDFRQALTNQDNRADLLFALGLSLLAQGRRAEATEMYNQALQVTADPDTIHNQGVASLRSLAETHPVPGSGDFLEWLEGATVRAVQPEAEESEASE from the coding sequence TTGCCGAATTTCCGCCGGGCCTTGCTTCAATTCCTTGCCGCCCTCTTCCTAGCGGTCGGGGCCCTTGCGGGCGCCGCCTCCAGTCTGGCCCAGCAGGTACCCGACCGACCCGACTTACGGGCACCCGGCGGCTCCAATCCCGCCCTGCAGGAACGGGTGCAGATCCTCCGCGAGAACAATTCCCAGCTTCGGCGGCAGGCCCAGGAGCTGCGGGAGCGGGTTACCCGACTGGAGAGCGACCTTACCCACATCCGTGAGCAGTACCAGACCCAGATCGAGAGCCTGGAGCAGCACCTCGCCGACGAGACCTCCAGCCTGGAATCGACCCTGGCGCTCTATATGCGGGTGGGCACTTTCATCCTCATCCTGCTCGGCGTATTCGGCTTCGGCTACATCCACACCATGCTCCGCGACATCATCGAGCGGGCCACCAACAGTCACCTGCGCAGCGAGGAGTTCTCGAGGAACCTCTCGGAGGCGGTGGGCCAGGTGGCCGAGGAGGAGCGGGAGTCCATTCTTGAGGAGAGCAAGGAGGAAACCCGGCAGCTTACCCGCAAGCTTATCGATGAATTCCTGACCGAGGAGCGCACCCGAATCGAGCAGGCCGTCCAGGAGGAGCAGGACGCCCTGAAGCGGCTGCGCGAAGAGCACCTCGACCTCCAGTCCCCGGTCTCTCCGGAAGCCGGCGCCTACCTGGAGAAAGTGGCCACGGCGGTGAGCGACCGCAGCCTCGAGCTGCTTACCGACGACGAGCTGTACTACGCCATGCTGGAGGCGGACAGCAAATCCAACTATGCCGAGGCGGAGCGCTACGCGCGGGAGCTTCTGCGCCGCCACCCGAGCACCGCCGACCGGCTCTCCAACCTCGCCTGGATCCTGGAGCACACCGGCCGCGTTGAAGAGGCCGAGGCCCACTACAAGCGAGCCCTGGAGGCCGATCCCGCGCGAGCGGACATCGCCCGGTACTACGCCTATCTGCTGGACTCCCTGAACCGCCCCGAGGAGGCCCAGCGGATCCTGCAGAACGTCCTGGAGCGGCGGCCCGACGATCTGCGGGCCATAAGCCAGTACGCCAATTTCCTCGCCCGGCGTCAGCAGACCGAGGAGGCGGAGCGGTTGCTGCGGGAAGCTTTGGAGACGCACCCGGAGGACAGCTCCCTGCTGAGCGCCTATGCGCGGCTGCTGCGCGGTCTGGGGCGCTGGGAGGAAGCGGGGGAGCGGTACCGCCAGGCCCTCCAGGTCAACCCCAACGAGCCGGAGCTGCTGGGCGAGGTCGCCGCCATGGAGCTGCAGCGGGGCAATCTCGACCGGGCGGCCCACGATGTGGCCGCCCTACTCGAGCGGGATCCCGAATCCGTGGAGGGCATGGTGCTGCGGGGCCGGATCAACCTGCAGGCAGGCCGCTTCGACGCCGCGGAGACCGATTTCCGCCAGGCACTGACCAACCAGGACAACCGCGCGGATCTCCTCTTCGCCCTCGGCCTCTCCCTGCTCGCCCAGGGGAGGCGCGCGGAGGCCACGGAGATGTACAATCAGGCCCTGCAGGTCACTGCGGACCCGGATACCATTCACAACCAGGGCGTGGCGTCCCTGCGCTCCCTGGCAGAGACGCACCCGGTTCCGGGGAGCGGCGATTTCCTCGAATGGCTCGAAGGAGCCACCGTCCGCGCGGTTCAACCGGAAGCGGAAGAGAGCGAGGCGAGCGAATAG
- the serB gene encoding phosphoserine phosphatase SerB → MAQTAYRINVFSTAAESPCNALDAVPGLMGAPEEYAFGTFRLATATAEGANSPVGEGLDRALRGAMEGALAGGWRTVRAEDRGYRAVVLGGQLDGHRLAGMAAALNGQGLVITSMRVLSPTFAAVELSLVGAPADPRHLTRALRPAAESAGVDLAVLPPLAVTPEPGLLMMDMDSTLLAVECIDEIAEHAGVKEQVAAITERAMNGELDFKGSLVERVKMLEGLSESVLDSVYRERIVPNPGARRLVETARGLGFKVAVVSGGFTYFTDRLTEDFQLDFTNANVLEVADGRLTGRVLGDIVDGERKAATLRELRDRLGLSSEQLMVMGDGANDLSMIGEAGLGLAFHAKPVVRAQAPYNLIHSSLDGVLYILGLSDADIAAHHPPTAH, encoded by the coding sequence ATGGCCCAGACCGCCTACCGGATCAACGTCTTTTCCACGGCTGCCGAGAGTCCATGTAACGCCCTTGATGCGGTGCCCGGGCTTATGGGTGCGCCGGAGGAATACGCGTTCGGCACCTTTCGACTCGCCACGGCCACGGCCGAAGGCGCCAACAGCCCCGTCGGAGAAGGCCTGGACCGGGCCCTGCGGGGGGCCATGGAGGGGGCCCTTGCAGGAGGATGGCGGACCGTGCGTGCCGAGGACCGCGGCTACCGGGCAGTGGTCCTGGGCGGACAGCTGGACGGCCACCGACTGGCCGGGATGGCCGCGGCGCTCAATGGCCAGGGGCTGGTGATCACGTCCATGCGGGTGCTGTCGCCCACCTTCGCGGCGGTGGAGCTCTCCCTGGTGGGCGCGCCCGCCGATCCCCGGCACCTGACCCGTGCGCTGCGCCCGGCTGCTGAAAGCGCGGGCGTGGACTTGGCCGTTCTCCCGCCTCTGGCCGTGACCCCCGAGCCCGGTCTGCTCATGATGGATATGGACTCCACCCTGCTCGCCGTCGAGTGCATCGACGAGATCGCCGAGCACGCCGGGGTCAAGGAGCAGGTGGCCGCCATCACGGAGCGGGCCATGAACGGCGAGCTGGACTTCAAGGGCAGCTTGGTGGAACGGGTCAAGATGCTGGAGGGGCTCTCCGAGTCCGTGCTCGATTCCGTATACCGGGAGCGGATCGTCCCCAATCCCGGGGCGCGGCGCCTAGTGGAAACGGCACGCGGCCTGGGCTTCAAGGTGGCCGTGGTATCCGGGGGCTTTACCTATTTCACCGACCGTCTCACCGAGGATTTCCAGCTCGACTTCACCAACGCCAACGTCCTGGAGGTGGCGGACGGCCGGCTCACCGGACGGGTACTGGGGGATATCGTCGACGGCGAGCGTAAGGCCGCCACCCTGCGGGAGCTGCGGGACCGGCTGGGCCTGAGTAGCGAACAGCTGATGGTCATGGGCGACGGGGCCAACGACCTCTCCATGATCGGCGAGGCGGGACTGGGACTGGCCTTCCACGCCAAGCCGGTGGTGCGGGCGCAGGCCCCCTACAACCTCATTCACAGCAGCCTGGACGGCGTGCTCTATATCCTGGGATTATCCGACGCGGATATCGCCGCCCATCATCCGCCCACCGCCCACTGA
- the mfd gene encoding transcription-repair coupling factor, with the protein MHRSCAIHLPLPEPGHPKTWGNLRGGAAALALLTAYRGHDGAMLVVCRDISQMQRFAAELRFYGGAELSGDIHLFPHGETLPYDTFAPHADLVNQRLTTLYHLHNGGGGILLAPWAALSQALPPAEFLDRFALWTRVGDTLDPESFRERLDRAGYQAVSQVKEPGEFAVRGSIVDLFPAGTEQPIRIDLFDEEIDSIRYFDPESQLTTGQVEEVRLLPAREVPLDEEGIQHFRSAFRTRFEGDPHKIPLYRDVSQGLAPGGIEYYLPLFFERTVTLLDYLPDSAVVALPGNRAEIAAEWDNEVRERFTVRSKDPLRPVLPPEELFLDADTVERRLGGFARIELSEEPAGDAACDAPVEKPQAFPAARERHAAIDQLARFLNEHGGTPTLLVAESAGRRETLRELLGERHLVPNEVSGWEAFCASTTNLALTVGSLEHGLMLRDPAVRVIPEAQIFGGRLPRRESRKRQRDPEAVIRNLGELEIGSPVVHEDHGVGRYQGLTRLPSGEGFDSDYLVLEYSGGDKLYVPVDALDRISRYTGSAEEEAPLHKLGGDQWRRAKARAKKKARDTAAELLELYAKRAAKEGYAFPPPDSAYNDFAADFPFEETPDQEKAIEEVLASMQAPQPMDRLVCGDVGFGKTEVAMRAAFLAVQNGKQVLLLSPTTLLAQQHHDSLRERFVNSAVRIELLSRMQSQKEVNQALEGIRAGKVDIAVGTHRLLQKDVTFKDLGLVILDEEHRFGVRQKERLKRWRAEVDMLTLTATPIPRTLNQTMAGIRDISIIATPPDERLAVKTFVSEWDDGLIREAILREIRRGGQVYFLHNEVRTIERTREQLEKLVPEATTRVAHGQMRERELEDVMSDFYHQRFNVLVTTTIIESGIDIPSANTIVINRADRFGLAQLHQLRGRVGRSSHRAYAYLMVNSRQGLTADAQKRLETIESLEDLGVGFLIANHDLEIRGAGEILGEEQSGHIDAVGFETYVELLNEAIEDLKAGRGVEVETELEEEEHGTQVNLHLPTLIPEDYLPDVHERLVLYKRIASATDREALQGLREEMVDRFGRLPDSTHHLLEVAQLKLRARGLGIERLEAGPVGGRVVFSHRPHVGPERLVALLQEDPERFALHGDRELRVKADWSDPATRIEGVRQVLTLLESDARVDEGAAEAQQAT; encoded by the coding sequence ATGCACCGGTCCTGCGCCATTCACCTACCGCTACCCGAACCGGGACACCCGAAAACCTGGGGCAACCTGCGGGGCGGAGCAGCCGCCCTCGCCCTGCTCACCGCCTATCGCGGCCACGACGGGGCCATGCTGGTGGTTTGCCGGGACATTTCCCAGATGCAGCGCTTCGCCGCGGAGCTGCGCTTCTACGGCGGGGCGGAGCTGTCCGGGGACATCCACCTGTTTCCACACGGGGAGACCCTTCCCTACGACACCTTCGCCCCGCACGCCGATCTGGTGAACCAGCGCCTGACCACGCTCTATCACCTTCACAACGGCGGGGGAGGCATCCTGCTTGCGCCCTGGGCCGCCCTCTCCCAGGCCCTGCCGCCGGCGGAGTTCCTCGACCGCTTCGCCCTCTGGACCCGCGTGGGCGACACCCTCGACCCCGAATCTTTCCGCGAGCGCCTCGACCGGGCCGGCTATCAGGCCGTCTCCCAGGTCAAGGAGCCCGGCGAATTCGCCGTCCGGGGCAGCATCGTGGACCTCTTCCCCGCAGGAACCGAGCAGCCCATCCGGATCGACCTGTTCGACGAGGAGATCGACAGCATCCGCTACTTCGATCCCGAGTCCCAGCTGACCACCGGCCAGGTGGAGGAGGTCCGCCTCCTGCCGGCCCGTGAGGTTCCACTGGACGAGGAGGGTATCCAGCACTTCCGCAGCGCCTTCCGTACACGCTTCGAAGGCGACCCCCACAAAATTCCCCTCTACCGGGACGTGTCACAGGGGCTGGCGCCCGGCGGTATCGAGTACTACCTGCCGCTGTTCTTCGAGCGCACCGTCACCCTGCTGGACTACCTGCCCGATTCTGCCGTCGTCGCTCTCCCGGGGAACCGGGCGGAGATAGCCGCGGAATGGGACAACGAGGTCCGGGAGCGCTTCACCGTGCGCTCCAAGGATCCCCTGCGACCGGTCCTGCCCCCGGAGGAGCTGTTCCTGGACGCGGATACCGTGGAGCGCCGCCTCGGCGGCTTCGCCCGCATCGAGCTTTCCGAGGAGCCCGCCGGCGATGCCGCATGCGACGCCCCCGTGGAGAAGCCCCAGGCCTTCCCCGCCGCCCGCGAGCGGCACGCGGCCATCGACCAGCTGGCCCGTTTCCTTAACGAGCACGGCGGCACCCCCACGCTACTGGTGGCGGAAAGCGCGGGCCGCCGGGAGACCCTGCGGGAACTGCTCGGCGAACGGCACCTGGTCCCCAACGAGGTATCGGGCTGGGAAGCGTTCTGCGCATCCACCACCAACCTGGCGCTCACGGTGGGCAGCCTGGAGCACGGGCTGATGCTGCGCGATCCGGCCGTCCGCGTGATTCCGGAAGCGCAGATCTTCGGTGGCCGTCTCCCCCGGCGCGAGAGCCGCAAGCGCCAGCGCGACCCGGAGGCGGTGATCCGTAACCTGGGCGAGCTGGAGATCGGCAGCCCCGTAGTGCACGAGGACCACGGCGTGGGGCGCTATCAGGGGCTCACCCGCCTGCCCAGCGGCGAGGGCTTCGACAGCGACTACCTGGTGCTGGAGTATTCCGGGGGCGACAAGCTCTACGTGCCCGTGGACGCCCTCGACCGCATCAGCCGTTACACCGGCTCCGCGGAGGAAGAGGCGCCACTCCACAAGCTGGGCGGTGACCAGTGGCGCCGTGCCAAGGCCCGGGCCAAGAAGAAGGCCCGCGACACCGCCGCAGAGCTCCTGGAGCTCTACGCCAAACGTGCCGCCAAGGAGGGCTATGCCTTCCCGCCGCCCGATAGCGCCTACAACGATTTCGCCGCCGATTTCCCCTTCGAGGAGACCCCGGACCAGGAAAAGGCCATCGAGGAAGTGCTGGCCTCCATGCAGGCACCGCAGCCCATGGACCGCCTGGTATGCGGCGACGTGGGCTTCGGCAAGACCGAGGTGGCCATGCGCGCCGCCTTCCTTGCGGTACAGAACGGCAAGCAGGTGCTGCTGCTCTCCCCCACCACCCTGCTCGCGCAGCAGCACCACGACAGCCTGCGCGAACGGTTCGTCAACTCCGCCGTGCGCATCGAGCTGCTGTCGCGCATGCAGTCGCAGAAGGAGGTCAACCAGGCCCTGGAGGGGATCCGCGCGGGCAAGGTGGACATCGCTGTGGGGACCCACCGGCTGCTGCAGAAGGACGTCACCTTCAAGGACCTGGGCCTGGTGATCCTGGATGAGGAGCACCGCTTCGGCGTGCGCCAGAAAGAGCGGCTCAAGCGCTGGCGCGCCGAGGTGGATATGCTGACCCTCACCGCCACCCCCATCCCGCGCACCCTCAACCAGACCATGGCGGGCATCCGCGACATCTCCATCATCGCCACTCCGCCGGACGAGCGGCTGGCGGTGAAGACCTTCGTTTCCGAATGGGACGACGGCCTGATCCGCGAGGCCATCCTGCGCGAGATCCGGCGCGGCGGGCAGGTGTATTTCCTGCACAACGAGGTGCGCACCATCGAGCGCACCCGCGAGCAGCTGGAGAAGCTGGTGCCCGAGGCCACCACGCGCGTGGCCCATGGCCAGATGCGCGAGCGCGAGCTCGAGGACGTCATGTCCGACTTCTACCACCAGCGCTTCAACGTGCTCGTGACCACCACCATTATCGAGTCGGGCATCGACATTCCCAGCGCCAATACCATCGTCATCAACCGCGCCGACCGCTTCGGCCTCGCCCAGCTCCACCAGCTCCGGGGCCGGGTAGGCCGCTCCAGCCACCGGGCCTATGCCTACCTCATGGTGAACAGCCGGCAAGGCCTCACCGCTGACGCCCAGAAACGGCTGGAGACCATCGAGTCCCTGGAAGACCTGGGGGTTGGCTTCCTGATCGCCAACCACGACCTGGAGATCCGGGGCGCCGGCGAGATCCTGGGCGAGGAGCAGAGCGGCCACATCGACGCGGTAGGCTTCGAGACCTACGTGGAGCTCCTCAACGAGGCCATTGAGGATCTCAAGGCCGGTCGCGGCGTGGAGGTGGAGACCGAGCTGGAGGAAGAGGAGCACGGCACCCAGGTCAACCTCCACCTCCCCACCCTGATCCCGGAGGACTACCTGCCCGACGTGCACGAGCGCCTGGTGCTGTACAAGCGCATTGCCTCGGCTACGGACCGGGAAGCCCTGCAGGGCCTGCGCGAGGAAATGGTGGACCGCTTCGGCCGGCTTCCCGATTCCACCCACCACCTCCTGGAGGTGGCCCAGCTGAAGCTGCGCGCCCGGGGCCTCGGCATCGAGCGTCTAGAGGCGGGCCCCGTGGGCGGGCGGGTGGTGTTCTCCCACCGGCCCCATGTGGGGCCGGAGCGTCTGGTGGCCCTCCTGCAGGAGGACCCCGAGCGATTCGCCCTGCACGGCGACCGAGAGCTGCGCGTCAAGGCCGACTGGAGTGACCCGGCCACCCGAATCGAAGGCGTGCGCCAGGTCCTGACCCTGCTCGAAAGCGACGCCCGAGTGGACGAAGGCGCCGCCGAGGCCCAGCAGGCCACCTGA
- the ispD gene encoding 2-C-methyl-D-erythritol 4-phosphate cytidylyltransferase: MPDTEARRVWAIVPAAGIGSRMGSERPKQYLELAGRTILEHTLERLLSHGSIHAVLPVIRPDDPFWPEARTRLAMFPNLLPEAPGGDERQESVANGVEALNLGTTEDLVLIHDAVRPCIGDEEIHSVVAAADECGGAILAVPVADTLKRVAADGCIEDTVDRSGLWRAQTPQVFRHGELEHALEVARTHPEPATDEASILERAGYPVRVVPGRDDNLKVTRPEDLALAELFLGAR; this comes from the coding sequence GTGCCCGATACAGAAGCGCGTCGCGTATGGGCGATCGTGCCCGCAGCCGGAATAGGCAGCCGCATGGGCAGCGAACGGCCGAAACAGTATCTGGAGCTTGCCGGACGGACCATCCTGGAGCACACCCTGGAACGCTTGCTGTCCCATGGGTCCATCCATGCGGTCCTTCCGGTCATTCGTCCCGACGATCCTTTCTGGCCGGAGGCGCGGACACGGCTGGCGATGTTCCCCAACCTGCTGCCGGAGGCCCCCGGCGGCGATGAGCGGCAGGAGTCTGTTGCCAACGGTGTGGAGGCCTTGAACCTTGGGACCACGGAGGACCTGGTTTTGATCCATGATGCTGTGCGTCCTTGCATCGGGGACGAGGAGATCCATAGTGTCGTTGCGGCCGCCGATGAGTGCGGCGGGGCCATCCTTGCCGTGCCCGTGGCGGATACACTCAAGCGGGTCGCCGCGGACGGGTGCATCGAAGATACCGTGGACCGGAGCGGTCTTTGGCGGGCGCAGACGCCACAGGTGTTTCGTCACGGGGAATTGGAGCACGCCCTGGAGGTCGCCCGGACGCACCCGGAGCCGGCCACTGACGAGGCCAGCATCCTGGAGCGGGCGGGCTACCCCGTCCGAGTGGTGCCCGGACGGGATGACAACCTCAAGGTGACCCGTCCGGAGGATCTGGCGCTGGCCGAGCTGTTCCTGGGGGCCCGGTGA